From Micropterus dolomieu isolate WLL.071019.BEF.003 ecotype Adirondacks linkage group LG21, ASM2129224v1, whole genome shotgun sequence:
aaaacatttattgttagttggattggtttattctccagcgctgtgttatggctttgttGTGGACAGAAATGTCACCTTCAtgatacaaacagctgatgaatattattggtaatgaaacggtaacatcagggaagctcagatcagcagctaaacttcacattttactgccctggtggaaaacatgtatttgtactgctaatggtgatatataacaagaccgtgtggCTATCAAGTGACTAATAATACATACTTtacgaatttgcattaaaaaacgttattggatattgcttcccactgtgcacacaaatatgtaatttgtactttcacatgctaaatgcccattgaaaacgttgcaccgttttaccacaagctgaaattatggctgtcagtactactttgtgtttctgttgtatttcaaacaattcaaaagacattttggtaatatttgcagattgcttatctaattaagcaaagcaaGAGGAGCCTCGATtctcaccagccaatgccttcataaacttcatgtattatgtggtttattgcggtgcagaaacagtgaggcttacattgtcctgttatctgtcagtggtcatacttgatgcactagatgtgatagtgttttagaatttcttcatttactatGGTATgatccagatgagccaaccctccccaagatgtaaaataatgtattacaggagtacgagacatcatgtagcattcacttcatttcttcatgtggctatggtttattaatgaaaaagtaacaataatattcaaaaaaacatttggatttatataatttcttaacacaTCTATCTAAACAAACCTAATTCCTTGAATCTCTtttctcatagatgacatctttgtcctgtctcaggcaccgtagctatagtGCTCGCTTGGGAAAGGGACGGGGGGTGCAAGTTTCTGCAACtgacgattattttcatttctgattAAACTGttgattcattttttaattGACTGATTCATTTCCCAGTGTAAAAGTAGGGCTGGgagatatggccaaaaataaacaatttcacatcattcgatatcgataattatcacgataaatgtcaaatcattatttctttcaagttcaaAGACAGATTTTTGGTCCTGattgaaagttgaagaaaccagatggttaattgtggtttaaagtATTCTtaatggtcagaacatgacaaacaattGATCATTTCACAAATATGAGGTGAAACATTCAAGATggttatgataaaatcttttttcaacaaatatgcacgagttaaataaagtaaaatcttttgTCTTTAGCAAAATAATTATcataatagaaaaattaagtgctaatgaATTTGTGATTCAGATGAATTAATTCAAAccttttattgaacatttgttatattgatattgaggagttatattgcaataattattgttattgttttcttGCCCAGCTCTACTATAAAGTATCAAAAATTTGTGAAAAATGCCATCACACTTTTGCAAAGCCCAAGGCGATGTCTTTGAATTGTCCTAAATCCGATGATATTCAAGTTACAATGACATTACACAtggaaaaagcagcaaatcttcacatttaacaAGCTGTAACCAACAAATATTTGTCTTTCTTAGGCACTTCAGGAGGCTCTGCGGGTCCTGAAGCCTGGTGGCAGGTTCATGTGCTTAGAGTTCAGCAAAGTGACAAATCCCGTGCTGGCAAGGTGAGGAGGAGGGTTCACTCACGGTGGATGACTTGGTGTGAACATGACTCTACCTTGTGAATGTCAGACAGTTTCTGTAGACTTATTACTGCCATCACAAATCCAACAACACATTTGAAtagctgcagtttgtttgtgcTCCTGGATGTTGCTTTGTGCTCATGGACAAGCTGTGCAAAGTGTTCATCCAAGCTGTTGTAGAAACTCTGTGGGAACATTAATACATAACAGAACAAACTTGAGTTTTTCCATCTCGCCAAATCAAAAAAACAGTTATTGTCTTGAAAGGAGATCCTGCTAAATTGAGACATTTCCTATAATGAATGGATGAAGTGAACATTGCCCTCTTGTGGTTTTGTACAGACCTGACTGTAGAGTACTATAGAGCACATGTCTATCTGTGGATGCACTGTACTACAGGACACGTCTACTGCATGATATGCCCTCGGAacttcagttcaattttatttatatagatcTTATTCCTAACAGAAGTCATCTCATTACACTTTTCATATGGAGCAGGTCTCtttgtactctttgtaatattatttaaatggtTGCAGTTTGGCCAGGTTTAGGTAAAAGATCGTGGCAGTATTGGTTCAGGAGGTAGACCGAGTAGTCtactaatcagaaggtcggtggttcaggCCCTGGCTCCTGCAGTCTGTaggggcaagatactgaaccccaaaatACTTCCTATGGCTGTGCCATCAGTTTACCAACGGGTGAACATGATATACAGtgaaaagtgctttgagtggttggaagactagaaagcTGCGTACAGTACATTTACACGGTATGGGTTAAAATGAGTACGTTAATCTGGGAAGTTAGAGGGTGTGTTGTGTAATGAAGTGGCACTCCTTGAAGTGATGACGAAGAATTTGTTAGCGAAATCCCCTGTTGATTCAGGTTTGAATTAAAACCTGCAGCCTGTTGTTGTTGCTCCATGGCGCATGGTTAACTACCCCTGCTGTAGAGGCTTGATGAGGCTGCCAGTCTTTTAGCTGACTGGCTAATGATTCCACATATGCCTCAAAAGCAGCGCACTAAGGATttatagattttaaaatgttatgttagtAGTAATCGTTTTAAATGGGCCACTCACTAATTTCTAACTCTTTAAACTGCagatgtgtttatgtatgtaaaCACATTGAAGTGCTGTTTTACTCTAATCAAACAAACCTTTCTTGTGTAAGAATACATTAGAAAGAAACGTAGACTTAAGTGTCTATGTATGTATGAAAGAAATTAGGGATTGGCAGCAGGCATCCAGTTCTGAGAAAGTAGCTTTTGGCTCCTGCTAAATTGTATCCTGTTTCCTTTTTCAGGCTTTATGACGCATACAGTTTCCAGATGATTCCTGTTTTGGGAGAGGTGATCGCTGGAGACTGGAAGTCGTACCAGTATCTGGTAGAAAGCATCCGCAAGTTCCCGGGCCAGGTacgatatttttattttatttagtctcCCCATGATTCACTCCAAGTTaggaatgtttaaaaaaaaaaaaataaaaagtattgcTAGTTTCATTtgacagatttttaaattattcacCATGTCACTTCTGTcatatttttcctgttttcctactgtgactgcaactaatgactaatTTAATCTCAActtgtttttaatcaataattaatAGTCAGAAATGTCCAAGGTGTTTTTGTCTGACCATcagatattaaatatatattttatacagaGGAAAAGGGCAAGTCAATTAGAAACTGGAACTTAAATGAaaaagcaatgtttttttgtatttttttaattatcaaaTTGTTTCACCACTATTTGCCGCTGTATGTTCCTAAACTAAGTCCAATCTGACTATGTGCAGGATTGTCACTTTGTGGATTCAGTGTTGGTAAGTCATatcctttcctctttttcttctgcaGGAGGAATTTAAAGGAATGATTGAGGACGCAGGTTTCTACTGTGTTAGGTACTACAACCTCACTGGCGGAGTTGTGGCTCTTCACTCTGGTTTCAAGCTGTGAGATGCACTCCCAACACCTCCTGTACAAAAGCAAATAAGCAAAAAGACCTTTCAGGCTTTTCTGCCTGCGGGACAAACTGCAGAGTTCTCAGGCATGAATGTCAGCACATGAAGCCCCAGAGCTGTTTTCTGCAGTTGTCACTACACAATGAAAGAAAATCGGACGTCAGTTGACATTTAttgacttttttcccccctctgttCAGCATCCATTGAAGTGTAAAAAAATAGGACCTGTACTTAATACCACTATTGGTGTAAAGAATGCCCCACTAAAAGCCAAAATGTCTCTGTGGAATCAATGTTTTGACAACTGGCAAGTGagataaaacatttgaatattttttgtaaCAGCTACATTTTGGCAAAGAATAAAACTTGTAATTGTACTCAGATCAACTTTTGCAGCAGTTACTTCAACTACTAACTTTTATAGAGTAAAAATGTCAATATGCAAATAATGGAAAGGAGGACACCACACCACCAGTTACTTGAATAAAACTGTATATTTTACAGATCTTTGTACACTTTAATTACAAAACTGTATGATACTaaagttttaaaatcagttttttgGTCAGAGAAGATTTAATCGTCTTGTGTGCAATTACCATGTATATACAAAGTCTCATGTTAGTGATTTCTCAAATAAAAAGCAACCAAATAACTCAAACGTTCATACACTCTGAACATAAGACATGGCTTAAAGATAAATATAttagtaaataaatattcagagaACATATTTCcatttgtgaaatgtgtttgctATACAGGTACAGAAATATACACAGATTGATTTctagccttttttaaaaacatttgtaatggtaatgacagaaaataattatattcttaaaaaattaaaaaatattaattttgtacacattttaatcTTCTTAAGTGCtagaaacaagaacaaaaattaAATAGTGACTCAAGTACCCCAAAATGTTATATTTGCAGTAGGTACATATCTCTATGCAAAAGGCAAGATTAGATTCTCACTTGATTACAGCACTGGGTTAACTTATAAATAGGGTTATTTCAGAAAGTTTTCCTCTGTGTAGAGAATGTGTATATTTCATAGAAACAGTATAAAAACAGTCTGCAGGACAAACAGAAAGGTATGAATGACAAGCATCGATATCGCGGGTATGAATTATGCATGGCACGATATGATTCGAACGGATACTGTggtatgtatttaaaaaaaaaaataaaaaaaaaatagtcacAGTACAATAAGGAACCCTTGTGAAATATGAGTTTTTTCCAGCTACTTTCCTTTGGCCTTTTGATAGATGCTAAAACTTtttatagatatttattagAGCGTGCGCCTCATTGAGGAAATTGGGTAAGTGACAGCAAAAATACACTTTAAGGGCTTCCAAACAAGAGGTAGAGTGCTACACTCTACTTTTGAAGAAATCTACTGACCCCCGAGACACTGTCACTCTAGTCTGGAGTTTGACTAAAAGTGGTACAGTGTCTTTAGATATTGCTACAAATAGCTTACCAGCATAAGGCTTTCATGTTGCTCCGGCACATCTCATACAGGTAGGCCACTACTGGACAGAAATGCAATGCATAAAACAAATTCTGTATTTAATTGAATAGAGACCAGTGTCAGCCTTGCATTcacatttttatgcattttctgTATTCTATAGCTTCTTCTCCTCAGAGAAATGTGTGGGTCACAGACACTTAGAAAGACCCATTTCCCTGCTCttgaaaaaaagtttgaaagaaaaaaaaaaaagaacacaaaaaacaatcatGTCTTTCTGTTTTGGTATAGCTATGTCCGTACAACCTATTTGAGTTGGTGGTTGAAGTTTTATAGGCAGTCAGTGTTCATGTATGCACATGTAAATGCAGATGTTTGAATTAAgagtgtgctttttttttttttgtaaagaaaaatgatTTTTAGATCTTGCACAAAAAAATGGAGTCTAGATGTCCTGTTCTTGACAAAATCTGGAAAAAAATCTCACAAGACATGGACCCGGATTACCTGGTGCTGAAGGGGCCTAACCCTAGATGGCAGCAAATAGATGCCAATACCAACCTACTTCTAGTTTCACTTAACCTTCCTCCTCATTTGTAGTATCACtttgtctcagtgctgtggtaacAGTTTGGTGCTGAGAAGTTTGTGGCCACAGGAATGAACTTGATACACTGTATATCTAGAAATGACGGGCCATTTCAGTAGAAATCCACACAATCGAAGATGATAACATTCAGCGCTCAGAGAGCAAGGTTAGAACAAGGCAGCTGAGGGTTTCAATGATTGACTTACTGACTGATACGGTACCAAATACATACTTTTGAGTTCCTTCTCTCTGGGCTCAAGTTCATACACCCAGACCTCCCTCATTTGTTGAAGTACTGCTTCCCAGTGCAGTGCGACCTGCAGAGAGCTGAGGTTGGAACAAAGCCCTAGTCTCCTCCTCCTGAGGGTATGGCTGACCTCTAAACTGTCCCGAGGTGAAGTACCCCTCCCTGTGCTCATGTCGCTCCCCTGTCCGCACCTCTGCCTCCACTGTGACACTGATGGGCAATAAACTGCTCTGGGTCTCTGCCCCTGTTCCCAATTCATAATCTGTGTCCTCAGGAATTATGGGTATTCTCTGGTTGAGTTCGCAGCAGCCCTGTCCAGAGCAGGCATCGGAGTCTGCATGGGCATACTGCACATTGACAGCGTAGTCCTCGGTGTAACGCCCTGCTGTGGCCCTGTGGACCTTCATCTCTTTGTAGAAGCAGCAGGGCAGCCCTTCGTAGCTCACCTGCTCTGAGGAAGGGCACATGTGCTCAGGAGCAAAGTAGTTCTTGGAGTTCTGAAAGTCCACTCCCCTGTGAAAGTGTCCTGTAGCCAGAGGCCCAGCTTGGTCCGAGTCTTGCCCTTTGCACTCCACATTTGGAGGAAGCACCTCAAAGCAGCAACTACAGGCTGCAGCCCCAAGCTCCCCCGACTCCTCCTGCTCCCCTTTTCCCCTGTCTGCTCCGGTAGCCTCTGGAGCCCCGGCTGAGGTAGTGCTAGTGTTGCTGTTCTCCCTGGGTTCCAGTGATGAGCGACTGCTGTAGTTGGGCTCCAAACTACAGTTGGAGAGGTGGTCACCCGAGTTATACCCCGAAGCTCCAGGAGGGAGCTGGAGGCAGTCATGTCCCAGGGGAGCAGTGGATGATGAGTCCTCGGCAGGAACTGTGGTGCAAGCCGCAGCCCCTGCTTCACCTGTGGAGCCCCTACATGGACTCTTGCTGCGGTAGACGTACGGATCATAGTCGCTGCTCAGCGAGCTGCGGAAAGTAGAGCAGCTACCGTACACCCCTTGGTTGCTGACCTCAGTACAGTCCAACATGGAGTCACTGGAGGAACAGTGGCACTGgcctgagctgctgctgctgctgtcactaCCAGGGCAGTCAGCAAGGTAACCACTGCACACTGAGCGGTGGCCATGATAACAGCTAAGGCCAGAAGTGCTGCCTGTATCACCTATCCTTGAAGAAGAGGCAGGTGCCATGTGTACGACTGTGGGGTATAACAGCCCCTGCTGAAAGGCCCTGCTGTGGTGGCCTTTGTGGGCCCCTCCACCAAGCTGCCCTGCCATAGCGGCCCCTTGGCCGCCCTCGGGCTGTTGAGGAAAAGTCAACCCCTGAAAATAGTAGTGCTGGTACATAGTTTCGTACTGCGAGAAGCAGGCCGCTCTCGAAAAGTTGCGACCATGGAACTTTGGTCGTTTAAAAGCAGCATGATGTGGCTGTGCTGGGTAGGCGGGGGGTCCTCTGTGCTCTAGTCCACAGTGGTGGGGGTTGAGTGAGTGGTCCAGATGAAGGGTGGGGTGGTAGCTCCGGAGAAAGGCAGATGTTGATTGGGGTGGGTAGAGACCTTGAGGATCGGAGTGCTGGTCCACAGTGAGCACGGTGATTGGGTTACCGTGGGGGTCCATGCTGGTTCTGGTTGGGTAGGCTGTCACCTGGCCAGCACGGTGCACCCTACCCGGATAATGGACTGGCAGCACCACCCGCTGCCGGCCGTGGACTGGGTTGCCAGGGTCCATGCATGCTGGTCCTGGATTTCCCTTCTTTTGCTCTGTGCAAATACATAATGCAACGTTTAGAATCCAACAACTGAAAAGTAACTTTCAATCTCTTTTATAACCACAGATcatttttttcctccaatgAAAGAAGTGTTTCGGTTCTGAGTATTTTATGTAAATAAGAAAGCTAAATAGTCTAGATGGGGTGCATCAACTCACCAATGATGTTGTGTCGACAGTGGGGACAGGTGTGATGCTGGAGCAGCCAGGGGTCGACGCATTTCTTATGAAATCTGTGAGCACAGGGGATAACCCGCAGCTCCTGTAGGGAAAAACACAACAGGTGTTCTAACTTAATTGAAATTAAGTATACATTACAGCAGgtggacaaaaacaaacatctaatTCTCAAACAAGTAGGGAAAGCACTCAAAGGTTTTCTTTAAGCATTTTTGGGGGAAGAAAACCTGCGCTTACCttacttatttattaattttaggaTATTTGGTCCTGCCTGGTAGGACGTTAAACGACTTTTATGGATTTAATGTAAAAGGTAATAAAGAACAGTAATCCTGCATTGTTTTTGTGCAACGGTTAAGCTATGTTTCAGGGCTTGCACTAGCATTTCAGGCACAAACTACTTACTGTAAATCACATTTACAGAGGTAGCTGCATGTTATGTAGGTGAATTAGTGGAATGGGTCCACTAAAATGGGTCTAATTTTTAGGTCAACAAAAGACTACTTACAAAGTTGCCATATCAATTATGTACACGACAAACCGCAACAGGGTTTTATTCCTCAGAGGGTGAGTAAATGTGTGGTTGAGAGCGGCTGAATGTCCAGAAGGTGGCAGCAAATCTATACAGAACTGTCAATTGCGGTGATAGTTGCAGTCTAATCAACTTTTTAACTGAGGAGCCAACTTTATAtcacaccacaaaacaaaactgttaaCTAGATGCCATACAATTTTGATGCTTAATGTCACCACTTTCTGGGACAAAGCAAACAAGAGGCTTACACTTGAGGATTGATATGAGAAAAATGCAGCACTCTGTATTCAGATGGAGAATTCCAAGACACAAAAGCAGGAGCACTGTGAATATggattgtaattttttttttttcaagtgaGAGGTCTTTGGCTGCCATAAATACTTTAGTCTGTGGCTTAATGTGACTCATCTTTGGGCTCATTTCCACTCTAGCTTTTGTTGCTCTGTTCACTGCTCAAAAAACGTCTTTGATGCCATTCAGCCTTTTATATCACCACTTCCTCTGTGCAATCCTGGCGCcatgctttattgtgttttcttctcctctttacCAAAGAGACACAtaaccacaaaaaaacaacaacacatacacCAACCATGTCACCCTGGCCCTAAGGTTTGTCCCTCCAGCATCCATGCTGAGGATGAGCCATGGTGTTACAGTAAACCTTCAAAGTCCAAGATTAGGATACATATTTTGACAATGACTCCTTTTTTAAGGATTAAAGAAGGCCACACTGGGAAAACAGGAAGCATAATCACAACCCACTGCAGTCTGGGTACCGTTatctctccaggtgctctgaAAGAGTGAACTAAACATCTAAAAGTGCGCCGGAAATAATGTCACCGAAGATCGCAGGACTGCAGTCCGCGAGCACATCAGGGGAACTTCCATTCTATTGTCCACAAAACTGCATTATGTTTCATGTCTGCAGAATATGTAATGGAAAGAAAACAAGCTCAGTGGGTAGACAATCACACTAACACTGCCAGAGTTAAAAGGTTCGGCTGCCACATTGTCCACTTTTGTACATATATTACTACAAGTCAGCGTTCACCAACAGCAGATGAGGTTTGTTACTTCTGAGTTGAACCTTTTTGTGTCAGGTGCTTGTTACTCAGAACGCTCCCCCGATAAGAGAGTCTTGATACGAATGCACTTTTATAATGTTTTCACAAATAgtgattaaaaatatatagattttaaaaaggcacagtgcaattttaaaaattcaaattaaaaagaGCAAGCGTCTTTTCTTACCTCCCCATCAATGTACTTCTCCAGACAGATGGCGCAGTCCGAGGTGGAGCTGCTGCTCAGTGAATCGGAGGTTCCACAGCTGCTCTCGCGCAGGCCCTTTCCTTTGGCCTTGAACTTTCTTGTCTCCATCTTTTCCAAGGCTTGGATGGCCATTCTATTCATGGAGCTCTGTAGTGGAGAGGAAGGTGGGACAGGTTCAGCGGGAACATCTGCACGTTTGATGAGCcacatttaacttttaaatctctgtagaatgggagccaaaataacacattaaaatgacaaagctAACTTAGCAATGATGTTTTTAAGCAAACATCCTGTTAAAGGCTCAGAGTTTACTTTGGAACTGGGTTCCTCTTTGCTGGTTTAAGTGTGAGAGGGTTGATGTCATAATTTAAGACTTTCCCCCTTGACACAGTACATATTTTTGCAATTTTGACTGATGCATTAGcacctctctctatctctgacTCTGGTCTCTTTCTATCTCTAATTTGCTTCATGTTGCCTTTAAATTGTTACTTAAAAAGGTGACTGATAAGTTGACACATACAGAACTACTCTACTATTCGGATTAAACTTAATGAGTCACATGTGTAGCAGACATAGTGGTTTATAGCAATCACTGCCTGAATTGCTAGTGCAT
This genomic window contains:
- the znrf3 gene encoding E3 ubiquitin-protein ligase znrf3 isoform X1, translated to MMILPRRGSDRVPDSVVLVIFVVAASLGTVCAKDTAFVEVVLFESSPNGDYTTYTTGLQGRFSKAGATISAEGEIVQMHPLGLCNNNDEEDLYEYGWVGVVKLEQPELDPSCLTVLGKAKRAVQRGATAVIFDVSENPDAIDQLNQVAEDPLKRPVVYVKGNDAVKLMNIVNKQKVARARIQHRPPRQPTEYFDMGIFLAFFVVVSLVCLILLIKIKLKQRRSQSSMNRMAIQALEKMETRKFKAKGKGLRESSCGTSDSLSSSSTSDCAICLEKYIDGEELRVIPCAHRFHKKCVDPWLLQHHTCPHCRHNIIEQKKGNPGPACMDPGNPVHGRQRVVLPVHYPGRVHRAGQVTAYPTRTSMDPHGNPITVLTVDQHSDPQGLYPPQSTSAFLRSYHPTLHLDHSLNPHHCGLEHRGPPAYPAQPHHAAFKRPKFHGRNFSRAACFSQYETMYQHYYFQGLTFPQQPEGGQGAAMAGQLGGGAHKGHHSRAFQQGLLYPTVVHMAPASSSRIGDTGSTSGLSCYHGHRSVCSGYLADCPGSDSSSSSSGQCHCSSSDSMLDCTEVSNQGVYGSCSTFRSSLSSDYDPYVYRSKSPCRGSTGEAGAAACTTVPAEDSSSTAPLGHDCLQLPPGASGYNSGDHLSNCSLEPNYSSRSSLEPRENSNTSTTSAGAPEATGADRGKGEQEESGELGAAACSCCFEVLPPNVECKGQDSDQAGPLATGHFHRGVDFQNSKNYFAPEHMCPSSEQVSYEGLPCCFYKEMKVHRATAGRYTEDYAVNVQYAHADSDACSGQGCCELNQRIPIIPEDTDYELGTGAETQSSLLPISVTVEAEVRTGERHEHREGYFTSGQFRGQPYPQEEETRALFQPQLSAGRTALGSSTSTNEGGLGV
- the znrf3 gene encoding E3 ubiquitin-protein ligase znrf3 isoform X2, with protein sequence MMILPRRGSDRVPDSVVLVIFVVAASLGTVCAKDTAFVEVVLFESSPNGDYTTYTTGLQGRFSKAGATISAEGEIVQMHPLGLCNNNDEEDLYEYGWVGVVKLEQPELDPSCLTVLGKAKRAVQRGATAVIFDVSENPDAIDQLNQVAEDPLKRPVVYVKGNDAVKLMNIVNKQKVARARIQHRPPRPTEYFDMGIFLAFFVVVSLVCLILLIKIKLKQRRSQSSMNRMAIQALEKMETRKFKAKGKGLRESSCGTSDSLSSSSTSDCAICLEKYIDGEELRVIPCAHRFHKKCVDPWLLQHHTCPHCRHNIIEQKKGNPGPACMDPGNPVHGRQRVVLPVHYPGRVHRAGQVTAYPTRTSMDPHGNPITVLTVDQHSDPQGLYPPQSTSAFLRSYHPTLHLDHSLNPHHCGLEHRGPPAYPAQPHHAAFKRPKFHGRNFSRAACFSQYETMYQHYYFQGLTFPQQPEGGQGAAMAGQLGGGAHKGHHSRAFQQGLLYPTVVHMAPASSSRIGDTGSTSGLSCYHGHRSVCSGYLADCPGSDSSSSSSGQCHCSSSDSMLDCTEVSNQGVYGSCSTFRSSLSSDYDPYVYRSKSPCRGSTGEAGAAACTTVPAEDSSSTAPLGHDCLQLPPGASGYNSGDHLSNCSLEPNYSSRSSLEPRENSNTSTTSAGAPEATGADRGKGEQEESGELGAAACSCCFEVLPPNVECKGQDSDQAGPLATGHFHRGVDFQNSKNYFAPEHMCPSSEQVSYEGLPCCFYKEMKVHRATAGRYTEDYAVNVQYAHADSDACSGQGCCELNQRIPIIPEDTDYELGTGAETQSSLLPISVTVEAEVRTGERHEHREGYFTSGQFRGQPYPQEEETRALFQPQLSAGRTALGSSTSTNEGGLGV
- the znrf3 gene encoding E3 ubiquitin-protein ligase znrf3 isoform X3 → MNIVNKQKVARARIQHRPPRQPTEYFDMGIFLAFFVVVSLVCLILLIKIKLKQRRSQSSMNRMAIQALEKMETRKFKAKGKGLRESSCGTSDSLSSSSTSDCAICLEKYIDGEELRVIPCAHRFHKKCVDPWLLQHHTCPHCRHNIIEQKKGNPGPACMDPGNPVHGRQRVVLPVHYPGRVHRAGQVTAYPTRTSMDPHGNPITVLTVDQHSDPQGLYPPQSTSAFLRSYHPTLHLDHSLNPHHCGLEHRGPPAYPAQPHHAAFKRPKFHGRNFSRAACFSQYETMYQHYYFQGLTFPQQPEGGQGAAMAGQLGGGAHKGHHSRAFQQGLLYPTVVHMAPASSSRIGDTGSTSGLSCYHGHRSVCSGYLADCPGSDSSSSSSGQCHCSSSDSMLDCTEVSNQGVYGSCSTFRSSLSSDYDPYVYRSKSPCRGSTGEAGAAACTTVPAEDSSSTAPLGHDCLQLPPGASGYNSGDHLSNCSLEPNYSSRSSLEPRENSNTSTTSAGAPEATGADRGKGEQEESGELGAAACSCCFEVLPPNVECKGQDSDQAGPLATGHFHRGVDFQNSKNYFAPEHMCPSSEQVSYEGLPCCFYKEMKVHRATAGRYTEDYAVNVQYAHADSDACSGQGCCELNQRIPIIPEDTDYELGTGAETQSSLLPISVTVEAEVRTGERHEHREGYFTSGQFRGQPYPQEEETRALFQPQLSAGRTALGSSTSTNEGGLGV